A genomic stretch from Pseudomonas sp. MUP55 includes:
- a CDS encoding extracellular solute-binding protein — MRLAFPTLLRVTLVLFLTSSAVIAAPQTSLTVYGEPAKYADGFSHFDYANPNAPKGGSLRRSALEIGRFDHVLPYIDKGIGVSQVDGWLYAPLAQRSLDEPYTVYGLVAQKMERADDGLSLRFYLNPKARFADGKPITAEDVRYSFDLLMTQGSLRFRTLFADVKHVEVESERQVRFDFSSNENRTLPLDIATLPVFPEHWWKTRDFANGGGYEAPLGSGPYKVSKIDSGNTITFTRDPDWWGKDLPVSRGLYNFDHLSLEYFGDTEVARQVLRGGAYDFNREFSATGYSIGYNGPALDDGRLQRAHLAKEMPQPAQGYVFNVQKPMFKDRRVRQALAMLWDFEWANRQMMRNLYIRQQSFFSNSPLAATQLPTREELAILEPLRGQIPDEVFTQVFKAPVTDGSGMIRDKQLQALALLEQAGWKPEGDQLVNAEGEPLTFTFLNAQAGVERLLLPYKRNLAQIGITLNIRRIDSSQYVNRLMARDYDMIVTGFPVTTSPGMELYNFFGSAAAFDPGANNYMALQDPAVDRLIKGLVKADTQAQMLTYAHALDRVLQWNYLWIPNYYPPGTSAAWWNRFGRPAIEAKNDEALETWWEVSPTPLTNAQMQAELEKRGGAH; from the coding sequence ATGCGACTGGCTTTTCCAACACTGCTCCGCGTCACCCTGGTCTTGTTCCTGACCAGCAGCGCTGTGATCGCGGCGCCACAAACATCCCTCACGGTGTACGGCGAGCCGGCCAAGTACGCCGATGGCTTCAGCCATTTCGACTATGCCAACCCCAATGCCCCCAAAGGTGGCAGCCTGCGCCGCTCCGCCCTGGAAATCGGGCGCTTTGACCATGTATTGCCGTATATCGATAAAGGCATCGGTGTTTCCCAGGTCGATGGCTGGCTCTATGCGCCGCTGGCCCAGCGCTCCCTGGACGAGCCCTACACGGTCTACGGCCTGGTCGCGCAAAAGATGGAGCGCGCCGACGACGGTCTGTCGCTGCGTTTCTACCTCAACCCCAAGGCGCGGTTTGCCGATGGCAAGCCCATCACCGCCGAAGACGTGCGTTACAGTTTCGATCTGTTGATGACCCAAGGCAGCCTGCGCTTTCGCACGCTGTTCGCCGACGTCAAGCACGTCGAAGTGGAAAGCGAGCGCCAGGTGCGTTTCGACTTCTCCAGCAATGAAAACCGTACCCTGCCCCTGGATATCGCCACGCTGCCGGTGTTCCCCGAGCACTGGTGGAAGACCCGCGACTTTGCAAACGGCGGCGGCTATGAAGCCCCGCTGGGCAGCGGCCCGTACAAGGTCAGCAAGATCGACTCGGGCAATACCATCACCTTTACCCGTGACCCCGACTGGTGGGGCAAGGATTTGCCGGTCAGCCGGGGCCTGTACAACTTCGATCACCTGAGCCTTGAGTATTTCGGCGACACCGAAGTGGCGCGCCAGGTGCTGCGTGGCGGCGCCTACGATTTCAATCGGGAATTTTCCGCCACGGGCTATTCCATCGGCTATAACGGCCCGGCGCTCGACGATGGCCGTCTGCAACGTGCGCATCTGGCCAAGGAAATGCCGCAACCGGCCCAGGGCTATGTGTTCAATGTGCAAAAGCCGATGTTCAAGGACCGCAGGGTGCGCCAGGCCCTGGCCATGCTGTGGGATTTCGAATGGGCCAACCGGCAGATGATGCGCAACCTGTACATCCGCCAGCAGAGCTTTTTCTCCAACAGCCCGCTCGCCGCCACCCAGCTACCGACCCGGGAAGAACTGGCGATCCTTGAGCCCCTGCGCGGGCAGATCCCCGATGAAGTATTTACCCAGGTGTTCAAGGCGCCCGTCACCGATGGCAGCGGCATGATCCGCGACAAGCAGTTGCAGGCCCTGGCCCTGCTGGAGCAAGCCGGCTGGAAGCCTGAAGGCGACCAACTGGTCAACGCCGAGGGCGAGCCGCTGACGTTTACATTCCTTAATGCCCAGGCGGGCGTGGAACGTCTGCTGCTGCCGTACAAACGCAACCTGGCGCAAATCGGCATCACCTTGAATATCCGCCGCATCGATTCCTCCCAGTACGTCAACCGCTTGATGGCACGGGACTACGACATGATCGTCACCGGTTTTCCGGTCACCACCTCGCCGGGCATGGAGCTGTACAATTTCTTCGGCTCCGCCGCGGCGTTCGATCCGGGTGCCAACAATTACATGGCGCTCCAGGACCCGGCCGTCGACCGCCTGATCAAGGGTCTGGTCAAGGCCGACACCCAGGCACAGATGCTCACCTATGCCCACGCGCTGGACCGCGTGCTGCAATGGAACTACCTGTGGATTCCCAACTACTACCCGCCCGGCACGTCCGCTGCGTGGTGGAACCGCTTTGGCCGCCCGGCCATCGAGGCGAAAAACGATGAAGCCCTGGAAACCTGGTGGGAAGTCAGCCCGACACCACTGACCAACGCGCAGATGCAAGCCGAGCTGGAAAAACGCGGGGGTGCGCACTGA
- a CDS encoding peptidylprolyl isomerase, translating to MAKATARHILVSTEDKCNELKAQIEGGADFAEIAKANSSCPSSRQGGDLGSFGPGQMVKEFDTVVFSAPVNTVQGPVKTQFGYHLLEVTSRQD from the coding sequence ATGGCCAAAGCCACCGCCCGCCACATCCTCGTTTCCACTGAAGACAAGTGCAACGAACTCAAGGCTCAGATCGAAGGCGGCGCTGATTTCGCAGAAATCGCCAAAGCCAACTCCAGCTGCCCGTCCAGCCGTCAAGGCGGCGACCTGGGTTCGTTCGGCCCAGGCCAGATGGTCAAGGAATTCGACACCGTCGTGTTCAGCGCCCCGGTCAATACCGTACAAGGCCCGGTGAAAACCCAGTTCGGTTATCACCTGCTGGAAGTCACCAGCCGCCAGGACTGA
- a CDS encoding DUF1543 domain-containing protein produces the protein MLFVVMLGGKHPRARIEVHDVAFAVADTLHATYPQLREAWFGSPKGLHIDSWMAVDGVDGWKVELSPLAPHGDAPHLYFINLGGYEANSFGEAHHYLLLVARDKREAMSKGKQQLLRHWSQGHTDAVMDIDDCLPIDLVDGRYIHLVQGPHAAIVQQNDYIVLA, from the coding sequence ATGCTGTTTGTCGTGATGCTCGGGGGCAAACACCCCAGGGCCCGGATCGAAGTACATGATGTGGCGTTTGCTGTGGCTGACACGCTGCACGCCACCTACCCGCAATTGCGCGAGGCCTGGTTCGGCAGCCCCAAGGGCCTGCACATCGATTCGTGGATGGCGGTCGATGGCGTCGACGGCTGGAAGGTCGAACTCAGCCCACTGGCCCCACACGGCGATGCACCTCACTTGTATTTCATCAACCTCGGCGGCTACGAGGCCAACAGCTTCGGCGAGGCCCATCACTACCTGTTACTGGTCGCGCGCGACAAACGCGAAGCGATGAGCAAGGGCAAGCAGCAGCTGTTGCGCCACTGGTCCCAGGGGCATACCGACGCGGTAATGGATATTGACGATTGCCTGCCCATCGACCTGGTGGACGGTCGCTATATCCATCTCGTGCAAGGCCCGCACGCAGCGATTGTCCAGCAGAACGACTACATCGTTCTGGCTTGA
- a CDS encoding aldo/keto reductase has protein sequence MRTIDLAGVPVPVIGQGTWRMGEDPNQRRAEVGALQLGIDEGLTLIDTAEMYGEGGAEEVVGEAIKGRRDRVFLVSKVYPHNASSQGVPRACEASLQRLGTDYIDLYLLHWRGHYPLAETVEAFERLREAGKIGRWGVSNFDVADLQELASPACATNQVLYNIEERGIEFDLLPWWQQHHLPLMAYCPIAQGGELLASPTLKQIAHRHEATPAQVALAWVLRQQGVIAIPKAVSPEHIRQNAAAAKLVLDEHDLDAIDRVFGAPKRKHPLAMV, from the coding sequence ATGCGTACTATCGATCTGGCCGGCGTTCCCGTGCCTGTCATCGGCCAGGGAACCTGGCGCATGGGCGAAGACCCGAACCAGCGCCGCGCCGAAGTGGGCGCATTGCAACTGGGTATCGACGAGGGCCTGACCCTGATCGACACTGCCGAAATGTATGGCGAGGGCGGTGCAGAGGAGGTGGTCGGTGAAGCCATCAAGGGCAGGCGCGACCGGGTGTTCCTGGTGAGCAAGGTCTACCCCCACAATGCCAGCAGCCAGGGCGTGCCCCGCGCCTGCGAAGCGAGCCTTCAGCGCCTGGGCACCGACTACATTGATCTGTACCTGTTGCACTGGCGCGGTCACTACCCCCTTGCCGAAACCGTCGAAGCGTTTGAGCGGCTGCGCGAAGCGGGCAAGATCGGCCGTTGGGGCGTCTCCAACTTTGATGTGGCAGACCTGCAGGAGCTGGCGTCCCCTGCCTGTGCGACTAACCAGGTGCTCTACAACATTGAAGAGCGGGGTATCGAATTCGACCTGCTGCCATGGTGGCAACAGCACCATTTGCCATTGATGGCGTACTGTCCCATTGCCCAGGGCGGTGAGCTGCTGGCGAGCCCGACCCTCAAGCAGATTGCCCATCGTCATGAGGCCACCCCCGCGCAGGTCGCACTCGCCTGGGTTCTGCGACAACAAGGCGTGATCGCCATACCCAAGGCAGTATCGCCTGAGCACATTCGACAAAATGCCGCTGCCGCGAAGCTGGTACTGGATGAGCATGACCTGGACGCGATCGACCGCGTATTTGGCGCGCCCAAACGCAAACACCCGCTGGCGATGGTGTAG
- a CDS encoding Hcp family type VI secretion system effector, protein MPTPAYLSITGVKQGLITAGTFTQDSVGNIYQEGHEDQILVQAFAHQVIIPRDPQSGQPTGQRVHKPLMISKVFDKSSPLLFSALTSGEEVSCRLEWFRTSSAGTQEHYFTIELEGATIVDIQSRMPNCQDPGNAHFTHLEDVHFTYRKIVWTHEVAGTSGSDDWRSPVAG, encoded by the coding sequence ATGCCAACACCCGCGTACCTCTCCATCACCGGTGTCAAACAAGGCTTGATCACCGCAGGTACATTTACCCAGGACTCGGTAGGAAACATTTATCAGGAAGGCCATGAGGACCAGATCCTGGTGCAGGCGTTTGCGCACCAGGTGATCATTCCCCGCGATCCGCAATCGGGTCAGCCTACCGGCCAGCGCGTGCATAAACCGCTGATGATCAGCAAGGTCTTCGACAAGTCCTCGCCGCTGCTTTTCAGCGCGCTGACCTCGGGGGAAGAGGTGTCATGCCGGCTGGAATGGTTCCGTACCTCTTCGGCAGGCACCCAGGAGCACTACTTCACCATTGAACTGGAAGGCGCAACGATCGTGGACATTCAGTCGCGCATGCCCAACTGTCAGGACCCGGGCAATGCCCATTTCACCCATCTGGAGGACGTGCATTTCACCTATCGCAAGATCGTCTGGACGCATGAAGTGGCCGGCACTTCCGGCTCGGACGACTGGCGCAGCCCGGTAGCCGGTTAA
- the tssA gene encoding type VI secretion system protein TssA: MVHSEKLCTYYQELARTPCSPGSFVGNDVRFSSEFESVEAEVAKTHSLHGASPPDWQQVCDISEHLLREQSKDLRVAVWLTWALHQRDSFAGLLAGLGLLVYLCEHHWVAVYPTKRRTRVAALGWLVTRLDLLLSQNFSVVDQLPVFQALQADLVRLDELLNTHLGSDAPLLLPVRRQLAERLTRATQGGGEPAGIAGVIAQVKQATTQLLKPEAPISNEKEAQKVLRNVQELSRGLCAWWLRQNATDLRALRLGRTLAWLSLVNYPDADSEGVTALRPLAPDKLKRYQERLENGHHAELLPELEVSLGGALFWFDGLRMVWECLEALQANLAMTELETSFALLLQRLPNLPELRFADGTPFAAPQTSEWITHHVVRHLHKAEPFNTPVDGSGEPWETALQAVMPSLRREGLKAAVGVLKQGLHSACSERARFHWRLALARLCVRAGKPDLGRIQLEQLDLELQHGGLDRWEPELAQQVGRLLYRCYDLLPQSHAVRESKDATHRRLCHFDLQAVLE, encoded by the coding sequence ATGGTTCATTCAGAAAAGCTCTGCACTTATTACCAGGAACTTGCCCGAACCCCTTGTTCGCCAGGCAGCTTCGTCGGCAATGACGTGCGCTTTTCGAGTGAGTTTGAGAGCGTGGAAGCCGAGGTTGCCAAGACACACTCACTGCATGGCGCGAGCCCCCCGGATTGGCAGCAGGTCTGCGACATCAGCGAGCACCTGCTGCGTGAGCAGTCCAAGGATCTGCGCGTGGCTGTGTGGCTCACCTGGGCACTGCACCAGCGTGATTCATTTGCCGGCTTGCTGGCCGGGCTCGGGCTGCTGGTTTACCTCTGCGAGCATCACTGGGTGGCGGTCTATCCCACCAAGCGGCGTACCCGTGTTGCCGCGTTGGGTTGGCTGGTGACACGCCTCGACCTGCTCCTTTCGCAAAACTTTTCTGTCGTCGACCAACTGCCCGTGTTCCAGGCGCTGCAGGCAGACCTGGTGCGCCTTGATGAGCTCTTGAACACGCATCTTGGCAGCGACGCCCCATTGTTATTGCCGGTCAGGCGACAGCTGGCGGAGCGTCTGACGCGTGCTACGCAAGGCGGTGGGGAGCCAGCGGGCATTGCCGGCGTCATTGCCCAGGTCAAGCAGGCGACCACGCAGTTGCTCAAGCCCGAGGCGCCGATCAGCAACGAAAAAGAGGCGCAAAAAGTACTGCGCAACGTGCAGGAACTGTCGCGTGGCTTGTGTGCCTGGTGGTTGCGCCAGAATGCCACCGACCTGCGTGCCCTGCGTTTGGGACGAACGCTGGCCTGGCTGAGCCTGGTCAACTATCCCGATGCCGACAGTGAGGGCGTAACGGCATTGCGCCCGCTGGCTCCCGACAAGCTCAAACGTTACCAGGAGCGTCTCGAGAACGGCCATCACGCCGAGCTGTTGCCGGAGCTTGAGGTCAGCCTGGGGGGCGCGTTGTTCTGGTTCGATGGGCTGCGCATGGTCTGGGAATGCCTTGAGGCCTTGCAGGCGAACCTGGCCATGACGGAACTGGAAACCAGCTTCGCCCTGTTATTGCAACGGTTACCGAATTTGCCTGAATTGCGCTTCGCCGACGGTACGCCCTTTGCGGCCCCGCAGACCAGTGAGTGGATCACGCACCACGTGGTTCGCCACCTGCACAAAGCCGAACCTTTCAATACGCCTGTCGATGGCAGCGGCGAGCCCTGGGAAACCGCGTTGCAGGCGGTCATGCCCAGCTTGCGCAGGGAGGGGCTCAAGGCTGCGGTCGGCGTGCTCAAGCAAGGTTTGCACAGCGCATGCAGCGAACGCGCACGCTTTCATTGGCGGCTGGCGCTGGCCAGGTTGTGTGTGCGCGCGGGCAAGCCTGACCTGGGCAGGATCCAACTGGAACAACTGGACCTTGAATTACAGCACGGCGGCCTGGACCGCTGGGAGCCGGAGCTGGCCCAGCAGGTCGGTCGGCTCCTGTATCGCTGCTACGACCTGTTGCCACAAAGCCATGCCGTGCGCGAAAGCAAGGACGCCACGCACCGCCGGTTGTGCCATTTCGATCTGCAAGCAGTACTCGAATAA
- the tssB gene encoding type VI secretion system contractile sheath small subunit → MAKDASVAPKERINITFKPAIGGAQEEVELPLKLLVLGDFSQREDPRKLEDRKPIGIDRNSLDEVLAKQALNLTLSVPNRLQEETDVEELAVQVRINAMKDFNPANLVEQIPQLQKLMVLREALVALKGPLGNTPSFRKAIEQALADDDSRARVLAELGLSGADAEPIQ, encoded by the coding sequence GTGGCCAAAGACGCTTCGGTGGCACCCAAGGAACGTATCAATATCACCTTCAAGCCCGCAATCGGTGGTGCCCAGGAGGAAGTCGAGCTGCCGTTGAAACTGCTGGTGCTGGGGGATTTCTCGCAACGCGAGGACCCGCGCAAGCTAGAGGACCGCAAGCCTATCGGGATCGACAGGAACAGCCTCGACGAGGTGTTGGCCAAACAGGCCCTGAACCTGACCTTGAGCGTGCCCAATCGCCTTCAGGAGGAAACTGACGTTGAAGAGCTGGCGGTCCAGGTCCGCATCAACGCGATGAAAGACTTCAACCCCGCGAACCTGGTCGAGCAAATACCGCAGCTGCAAAAGCTGATGGTGCTGCGCGAGGCATTGGTGGCGCTCAAGGGGCCGCTGGGCAACACCCCAAGCTTTCGCAAAGCCATTGAGCAGGCACTGGCCGATGACGACTCCCGTGCGCGGGTACTGGCCGAGTTGGGGTTGAGCGGCGCCGATGCCGAACCTATTCAGTAA
- the tssC gene encoding type VI secretion system contractile sheath large subunit: MTATQYNPQSRSKVNDEGSILDNIIAQTLLNADDEAYSIAKRGVSAFIEELVKPHNREEPVKKRLVDRMIAEIDAKLSQQMDEILHHPDFQALESAWRGLQLLIERTDFRENIKIELLNVSRQDLLDDFEDSPEVTQSGLYKHIYSAEYGQFGGQPVGAIIANYFLSPSAPDVKLMQYVSSVAGMAHAPFIAAAGPGFFGLESFTGLPDLKDLRDHFEGPQFAKWQSFRQSEDARYIGLTVPRFLLRTPYDPLECPVKTFAYQENVVNSHEHYLWGNTAYAFATRLTDSFARFRWCPNIIGPQSGGAVEDLPLHHFQSMGEIETKIPTEVLVSDRREYELAQEGFIALTMRKGSDNAAFFSASSVQKPKTFGISEEGRAAELNYRLGTQLPYMMVVNRLAHYLKVLQREQLGSWKERTDLELELNKWIRQYVADQENPSAEVRGRRPLRAARIVVSDVEGEPGWYRVSLSVRPHFKYMGADFTLSLVGKLDKE; encoded by the coding sequence ATGACAGCTACCCAGTACAACCCGCAGTCCCGGTCAAAAGTCAACGACGAGGGCAGCATTCTCGACAACATCATTGCCCAGACCTTACTGAATGCCGATGACGAGGCGTACAGCATCGCCAAGCGGGGGGTGTCGGCGTTTATCGAAGAGCTGGTCAAGCCTCACAACCGTGAAGAGCCCGTCAAGAAACGTCTGGTCGACCGGATGATCGCCGAGATCGATGCCAAGCTCAGCCAGCAGATGGACGAGATTCTGCACCACCCGGACTTCCAGGCATTGGAGTCGGCCTGGCGAGGGCTGCAACTGCTGATCGAGCGCACCGATTTTCGCGAGAACATCAAGATAGAGCTCCTGAATGTTTCAAGGCAGGACCTGCTGGACGACTTCGAGGATTCCCCGGAGGTCACCCAGTCGGGGCTTTACAAGCATATCTACAGTGCCGAATACGGCCAGTTTGGCGGCCAGCCGGTCGGGGCGATCATCGCCAACTACTTCCTGTCACCCAGCGCGCCTGATGTGAAACTCATGCAGTACGTGTCCAGTGTTGCCGGCATGGCTCATGCGCCGTTCATCGCTGCCGCCGGGCCAGGTTTCTTTGGCCTGGAAAGCTTCACCGGTCTACCTGACCTCAAGGACCTCAGGGATCATTTCGAAGGACCGCAGTTTGCCAAATGGCAGAGCTTTCGCCAGAGCGAAGACGCCCGCTACATCGGCCTCACGGTGCCGCGTTTTCTGCTGCGCACGCCCTACGATCCTCTTGAGTGCCCGGTTAAAACCTTTGCCTACCAGGAAAATGTGGTCAACAGCCACGAGCACTACCTGTGGGGCAATACGGCCTACGCCTTCGCCACTCGCCTGACGGACAGTTTCGCGCGCTTTCGCTGGTGCCCGAACATCATTGGCCCCCAGAGTGGCGGGGCGGTCGAGGACCTACCGTTGCATCATTTCCAGAGCATGGGTGAAATTGAAACCAAGATTCCGACCGAGGTGCTGGTGTCGGATCGGCGCGAATACGAGCTGGCACAGGAAGGGTTCATCGCCCTGACCATGCGCAAGGGCAGTGACAATGCAGCTTTCTTTTCCGCCAGCTCCGTGCAGAAGCCCAAGACGTTCGGCATCAGCGAAGAGGGCAGGGCCGCAGAGCTGAACTACCGGCTCGGCACCCAGTTGCCGTACATGATGGTGGTCAACCGGCTGGCTCACTACCTCAAGGTTCTACAGCGTGAACAGCTGGGCTCGTGGAAGGAGCGGACCGACCTGGAGTTGGAACTCAACAAATGGATTCGCCAATACGTGGCGGATCAGGAAAACCCCAGTGCAGAAGTCCGCGGTCGCCGCCCGCTGCGTGCGGCGCGCATTGTCGTCAGTGACGTCGAAGGTGAGCCGGGCTGGTACCGCGTCAGTTTGAGTGTGCGGCCGCATTTCAAGTACATGGGGGCGGACTTCACCCTGTCCCTCGTTGGCAAGCTCGACAAAGAATGA